One stretch of Bombus pascuorum chromosome 14, iyBomPasc1.1, whole genome shotgun sequence DNA includes these proteins:
- the LOC132914302 gene encoding ubiquitin thioesterase trabid, giving the protein MNSRLEEQESKWTCEYCTYENWPSSLKCTMCRGAKPLLGEDIYRLRDPSPQRSGSNVASGPVTHLSPTDSYNLSCQNVPLGKWSCAMCTYLNYQNTTRCVQCGNRKPTGLNQSIHSVASNLHEHLAPLRLGDPPPNSGSNPPPINLHPERYYNLQANLHPEKWSCLVCTYENWPKATKCVMCGNPKEKDRRDRTTNNMGIILPSPERDHSQRNLPSPPHAPYIHQTQRDENLAVGRRNSHRYPDSRNDNLSTPQSPNNCDYERRLKQLRRHTDWCWLNACLGIVEGDNAPVEAYLASGGDPARQLTHSEVLLLNRSSAFDVGHTLVHLAIRFQREDILATLLSQIEGSGSGVKRVPSYVAPDLAAQIRRHVTNSIRLRKGSFPCYFVTDIATFALPAEVEDLPSIVQEQMLEELLDKEAQQQLEGGGGEPPALNWSLEITERLGSRLHALWNRSAGDCLLDSAMQATWGVFDRDNALRRALADTLQQAGQFFYPRWREYEASQASRMLDFTLEETQWQEDWESLLATAAQPGSALEQLHVFALAHILRRPIIVYGVKYVKSFRGEDIGYARFEGVYLPLLWEPSFCIRSPIALGYTRGHFTALVPIEPYTSSRIPPLSSHGGVGLGGGNGPLQQLQIQMQTTFMPLMDREHKLLPIHFLSLEEVGREESILKEWLDVCRTEGGILVAQQKLHKRPLLVAQMLEEWLNHYRRLAQTNNAPFLRPAVLQDYSSDGDTEDE; this is encoded by the exons ATGAATAGCAGGCTTGAAGAACAGGAGTCAAAATGGACATGTGAATATTGTACATATGAGAATTGGCCTTCATCATTGAAATGCACAATGTGCAGAGGTGCCAAGCCTTTATTAGGGGAGGATATTTACCGCCTACGAGATCCAAGCCCACAAAGGTCTGGATCGAACGTCGCATCTGGTCCAGTAACTCATTTAAGTCCAACAGATTCTTACAATCTTAGTTGTCAAAATGTACCATTGGGAAAGTGGTCTTGTGCAATGTGTACCTAtcttaattatcaaaataccACACGTTGTGTTCAGTGTGGAAATAGGAAACCTACAGGTCTCAATCAGTCAATACACTCCGTAGCCTCGAATTTGCATGAACACCTAGCACCTCTTAGGCTAGGAGATCCACCACCAAACTCAGGATCGAATCCTCCTCCAATAAACTTACACCCAGAAAGATATTATAACTTACAAGCAAATTTACATCCCGAGAAGTGGTCTTGTCTTGTGTGTACTTATGAAAATTGGCCAAAAGCCACAAAGTGTGTGATGTGTGGTAATCctaaagaaaaagatagaagagACAGAACAACCAATAACATGGGTATTATTTTACCAAGCCCAGAAAGAGATCATAGCCAGCGTAACTTACCTTCTCCGCCTCATGCACCTTATATTCATCAAACCCAGAGGGATGAGAATTTGGCCGTGGGACGAag GAATTCACATAGATATCCTGATAGCAGAAATGACAATTTGTCAACTCCTCAATCCCCTAATAATTGTGACTATGAGCGTAGACTAAAACAGTTAAGGCGTCATACTGATTGGTGCTGGTTAAATGCGTGTCTTGGCATTGTGGAAGGTGACAATGCTCCTGTTGAAGCTTATTTGGCAAGTGGTGGTGATCCTGCTCGTCAATTGACGCATTCAGAAGTTCTGCTTCTAAATAGAAGTAGTGCTTTTGATGTTGGACATACCTTAGTACATTTAGCTATTAG ATTTCAAAGAGAGGATATACTAGCGACATTATTATCACAAATCGAGGGTTCTGGATCCGGAGTAAAAAGAGTACCAAGTTATGTTGCACCAGATTTGGCTGCTCAAATTCGCAGACATGTCACTAATAGTATCCGGTTACGCAAGGGTTCTTTCCCATGTTATTTTGTCACCGATATAGCCACATTTGCTTTGCCTGCTGAG GTTGAAGATTTACCAAGTATAGTGCAAGAACAGATGTTGGAAGAGTTATTGGATAAAGAAGCTCAACAGCAATTAGAAGGTGGTGGTGGGGAACCACCAGCATTGAATTGGTCTTTAGAAATTACCGAACGTTTAGGAAGTCGTTTACATGCACTTTGGAATAGATCCGCTGGAGATTGTTTATTAGATTCTGCTATGCAAGCTACTTGGGGTGTTTTCGATCGAGATAATGCTTTGAGAAGAGCTCTTGCTGACACTTTACAACAAGCTGGTCAATT tttttaccCCCGATGGAGAGAATACGAAGCATCTCAAGCATCTAGAATGTTGGATTTTACATTAGAAGAGACTCAATGGCAAGAAGATTGGGAAAGCTTATTAGCAACAGCTGCTCAACCAGGAAGTGCTCTAGAGCAGTTACACGTATTTGCTCTAGCCCATATTTTAAGGCGACCTATTATTGTTTATGGCGTTAAATACGTTAAAAGTTTTAGAGGGGAAGATATAG GTTACGCAAGATTCGAAGGTGTTTATCTTCCACTTTTATGGGAACCTTCATTTTGTATTCGCTCACCTATTGCTTTGGGTTATACACGTGGTCATTTCACGGCTTTAGTTCCCATCGAGCCATACACATCGTCTAGAATACCACCTCTTTCATCTCATGGTGGTGTAGGTTTGGGCGGTGGTAACGGTCCACTTCAACAGCTGCAAATACAGATGCAGACTACATTCATGCCTTTAATGGACCGAGAACATAAACTCTTACCAATACATTTTTTGAGTCTAGAAGAAGTAGGCCGAGAAGAATCAATTTTAAAGGAATGGCTCGATGTATGCAGGACCGAAGGTGGTATTCTTGTTGCGCAACAAAAACTACACAAAAGACCCTTATTAGTAGCACAAATGCTAGAAGAATGGTTAAATCATTATCGGAGACTCGC TCAAACCAACAACGCACCCTTTTTGAGACCAGCAGTTTTACAAGATTATAGTAGCGATGGAGACACAGAAGATGAATAA